Proteins encoded in a region of the Teredinibacter purpureus genome:
- a CDS encoding glycosyltransferase family 9 protein — translation MSRPKRQKSIFVVRLSHVTDVVLASPMARLIKRSGDNVILTWVVQARYASLIAGHPDIDNLIIWDKDYWLSLLTRGKLITLAREIARFRKQCRPHEQDIALDLQGEMISSFISWLSGAKIRIALGANQSSNWLATKTISRNIGEETQLGSEYRYLLAQLGMPDSPWQMFVAPPAESKEELEETLSFPYQTENFAVICPFSVYQHKRWPEENWQQIALRIRGRYHLKTVILGLDRDIEHAKKIAGATGAISLVGKTSLNQAAEIIKHAKLLVGVDTGLTHIGHAFRTPTIGLFGATCPYSYAGVESSKIIYLKRFCSPCNNKPICKGKFECMTEITPDIVLSEIKPLMKLAQEY, via the coding sequence ATGTCGCGACCTAAACGCCAAAAATCCATTTTTGTTGTACGCCTCAGCCACGTCACCGACGTAGTGCTTGCCAGCCCAATGGCTCGCCTTATAAAACGGTCTGGCGACAACGTAATCCTTACATGGGTGGTGCAAGCTCGATACGCATCTCTCATCGCAGGTCACCCCGATATCGATAACCTCATCATTTGGGATAAAGACTATTGGCTCTCATTGCTAACACGCGGTAAGTTAATCACGCTCGCCCGCGAGATTGCTCGTTTTCGCAAGCAATGCCGCCCGCATGAACAAGACATCGCTTTGGATCTTCAGGGAGAAATGATCAGCAGCTTTATTAGCTGGCTAAGCGGCGCGAAAATTCGCATTGCGCTTGGCGCCAATCAAAGCAGCAATTGGCTGGCAACCAAAACTATCTCCCGCAACATTGGCGAAGAAACTCAATTGGGTTCCGAATATCGCTACCTATTAGCACAACTCGGCATGCCCGACAGCCCTTGGCAAATGTTTGTTGCCCCCCCCGCAGAATCGAAAGAAGAGCTTGAAGAAACATTAAGTTTTCCTTATCAAACCGAAAACTTTGCGGTTATTTGCCCGTTCTCGGTTTACCAGCACAAGCGCTGGCCTGAGGAGAACTGGCAACAAATTGCCCTTCGCATTCGCGGGCGCTATCACTTAAAAACGGTGATACTCGGTTTAGATCGAGACATTGAGCACGCGAAAAAAATTGCCGGTGCAACTGGCGCTATTTCACTAGTGGGTAAAACCTCGTTGAATCAAGCCGCCGAAATCATTAAGCATGCGAAACTCTTGGTTGGCGTCGATACGGGCCTAACTCATATAGGGCATGCTTTTAGAACTCCAACTATCGGTCTTTTCGGGGCCACTTGCCCATACTCTTACGCTGGCGTTGAATCAAGCAAGATTATTTACTTAAAACGCTTTTGCTCACCCTGCAACAACAAGCCTATCTGCAAAGGAAAATTTGAGTGCATGACTGAGATAACGCCCGATATAGTACTCTCCGAAATTAAACCGCTTATGAAACTTGCTCAAGAATACTAA
- a CDS encoding capsule assembly Wzi family protein: MKTQNKTIGLLAACLFSASSHATEIYLPLNLDTLAESKIEQLFVLANMPTVKRPYSISKVEAAVNKVKGQHPALAKNIEHYLRRYKQDGNVTHATLSVSTSNDTNHTYANDRGESTNANYHLRARGFAKISDSLILNIGGRYSSDANRGHNAIADGTFLSVAQYNVQLDLGYREHSFSPFHFGNMLTSTNAPSLPSITLSNPEAYTFLGLSYEIFWGQLSESDSIQSDDGSERLTGNPKLLGMHVGFAPLEGFAIGFNRMLQYGGADRDESISSLAQAFFNVKSNENSGTGKTDFGNQQSSINTSYTFSGPTPMSLYLEYAGEDTSQTSGVHLGNTSIMLGAYFPKITEHLSLRHEYAEWQNAWYVNGNYGDGLTHDSLILGHWAANERAFTPAVGANSHTTGLIYATQKHSLIATLKQVQNEQYSSIDYSPGYELSLDYSRPINRFRYGLKLTSGTNVFDQNYSQLSGYAQW; encoded by the coding sequence ATGAAAACACAAAACAAAACAATCGGCCTGCTCGCCGCTTGTCTTTTTAGCGCGAGCTCTCACGCAACAGAAATCTATTTACCGCTCAACCTCGACACGCTAGCGGAAAGTAAGATAGAACAACTTTTCGTGTTAGCTAATATGCCAACAGTTAAACGCCCCTACTCTATCAGCAAAGTTGAAGCTGCAGTTAACAAAGTAAAAGGCCAGCACCCAGCGCTAGCCAAAAATATTGAGCATTACTTACGACGCTATAAGCAAGACGGCAATGTTACTCATGCGACACTAAGCGTTAGCACCAGTAACGACACCAACCATACCTACGCAAATGATCGTGGAGAAAGTACAAACGCCAACTACCACCTCAGAGCGAGAGGGTTTGCGAAAATTAGTGATTCGCTCATTCTGAATATTGGAGGCCGGTATAGCTCAGACGCAAACCGCGGCCATAACGCTATCGCGGACGGAACGTTTTTATCGGTGGCGCAATATAATGTCCAGCTAGACCTTGGGTATCGTGAGCATTCATTCAGCCCATTCCATTTTGGCAATATGCTAACGTCTACAAACGCGCCTTCGCTTCCAAGCATCACCCTTTCAAACCCAGAAGCCTACACATTTTTAGGCCTTAGCTATGAAATATTCTGGGGGCAATTATCTGAATCGGATTCGATACAAAGTGATGACGGCTCTGAACGATTAACAGGCAACCCAAAGCTATTGGGTATGCATGTAGGCTTCGCCCCGCTGGAAGGTTTCGCTATTGGTTTTAACCGTATGCTTCAATACGGTGGCGCCGACCGAGACGAAAGCATAAGCTCTCTAGCTCAAGCGTTTTTTAACGTAAAATCAAACGAAAATTCGGGGACAGGAAAAACTGATTTTGGCAATCAACAATCGTCCATCAATACCAGTTATACCTTTAGTGGCCCGACACCAATGTCGCTGTACCTTGAATATGCCGGTGAAGATACATCTCAAACATCGGGCGTACATTTAGGCAACACGTCGATAATGCTCGGCGCCTACTTTCCTAAGATCACCGAGCACCTGAGCCTCCGCCATGAATATGCTGAGTGGCAAAATGCTTGGTATGTAAATGGTAATTACGGTGACGGACTAACACACGACAGTTTAATTTTGGGGCACTGGGCCGCAAACGAGCGAGCATTCACCCCAGCTGTTGGCGCCAACAGCCATACCACCGGTCTAATATACGCGACTCAAAAACACAGTTTAATTGCCACATTAAAACAAGTTCAAAACGAGCAGTATTCATCTATTGATTACAGCCCTGGCTACGAACTCTCTCTTGACTATTCAAGGCCTATCAACCGCTTTCGTTACGGACTGAAATTGACATCAGGAACGAATGTATTTGATCAAAACTATTCTCAACTGTCGGGGTACGCACAATGGTAA
- a CDS encoding glycosyltransferase: MNATAPQTKKRIAILIDSLYGGGAEKVMLTLASALTEIGHNACIIALSKHIDYDVPATCDIHFLYEKKVRLKGYINGLKHAKNLKNLVENIESQNGRFDLILANLEETYRIAANCNFGPIYYVIHNSIIETLNRTKRLGPYKYFYLKAILHKLKDKDLITVSKGIKKELQETQVIKARSITVINNPYNFSEIRKLSLEQNNNIQKTPYIVHIARAGRQKRHDVLFAALKNINADYKLVCLTRDIKKLRALAASIGVSERVIFPGFQQNPYPWIRQASAMILSSDYEGFSNVLIEAIICGTIPVSTNCPHGPNEILTGSLEKFLADRRNPEQLAEKVNLAVKVQLSDLQYDSIQMVDHIYAAKRYLDLIE, encoded by the coding sequence TTGAACGCAACCGCTCCTCAAACTAAAAAACGAATCGCCATCCTTATAGACAGCTTATACGGTGGCGGCGCCGAAAAAGTAATGTTAACGCTCGCTTCAGCGCTAACAGAAATTGGACACAACGCCTGTATAATCGCACTGTCCAAACATATTGACTACGATGTTCCTGCTACGTGCGACATCCACTTTCTGTACGAAAAAAAAGTAAGACTAAAAGGCTACATAAATGGGCTTAAGCACGCAAAAAACCTTAAAAACTTGGTCGAAAACATTGAAAGCCAAAACGGTAGGTTTGATTTAATCTTAGCTAACTTAGAAGAAACCTATCGCATTGCCGCGAACTGCAACTTCGGCCCTATATATTATGTTATCCACAATTCCATCATCGAAACACTCAACAGAACAAAACGACTAGGCCCATACAAATATTTTTATTTGAAAGCTATTTTGCATAAACTAAAAGATAAAGACTTGATAACAGTTTCAAAGGGGATAAAAAAAGAATTACAGGAAACCCAAGTTATTAAAGCCCGGTCCATTACCGTTATCAATAACCCTTACAATTTTTCAGAGATAAGAAAGCTATCATTAGAGCAGAACAACAATATCCAAAAGACACCTTATATCGTGCATATTGCGCGAGCGGGAAGACAAAAAAGGCATGACGTTTTATTTGCAGCCCTAAAGAACATTAATGCTGACTACAAACTGGTTTGCCTTACTCGAGACATTAAAAAGCTACGTGCTCTCGCGGCATCAATAGGCGTGTCTGAGCGAGTCATATTCCCTGGTTTCCAACAAAACCCTTACCCATGGATTCGCCAAGCAAGCGCGATGATTCTCAGCTCGGATTACGAAGGTTTTTCGAACGTGCTTATTGAAGCAATTATTTGCGGCACTATTCCCGTATCTACAAATTGCCCGCACGGCCCCAACGAAATACTTACAGGTTCTTTGGAAAAGTTTCTTGCAGATAGACGAAACCCAGAACAGCTTGCCGAAAAGGTTAACTTGGCAGTCAAAGTACAACTCAGTGATCTTCAATACGACAGCATACAAATGGTCGACCATATCTATGCTGCCAAACGCTATTTAGACTTAATCGAGTAA
- a CDS encoding glycosyltransferase family 25 protein: MKYDTFLINLDKSEDRLRLCTKALNDINVKFERISAVYGGDLTEQEIAHFGTTEKHSYHKTLNAGEIGCYLSHRKAWELIVDRQLDFALILEDDFHPENADMTEVIDLLGAIKTPWHYIKLAGRKKRLDAIFSASVGDMKYNLLRKVPTLTCAQAVSLDGARRLLESTQRFSRPIDVDLQYWWEKNIWIHNLLPYPFTPITNSVSEIDFFSKRKQSNKNRVKKIMNQLSYTLNLNTQTKKLKRLQPELLTHPTEDILNISVKRGS, encoded by the coding sequence ATGAAATATGACACATTCTTAATAAATCTAGACAAATCCGAAGATCGATTAAGGTTATGCACAAAAGCTCTTAACGACATTAATGTTAAGTTCGAACGCATTTCAGCAGTATACGGCGGGGACCTTACCGAGCAAGAGATAGCACATTTCGGTACAACGGAGAAACATTCATACCATAAAACGCTAAACGCTGGTGAAATTGGTTGCTATTTAAGCCATCGAAAAGCCTGGGAGCTTATTGTAGATCGTCAGCTGGATTTCGCCTTGATACTCGAGGACGATTTTCACCCCGAAAATGCTGACATGACTGAAGTGATTGACCTGTTAGGCGCCATCAAAACGCCATGGCATTACATCAAGCTCGCAGGTAGAAAGAAACGTTTAGACGCTATTTTCTCAGCCTCCGTCGGAGACATGAAATATAACCTGCTACGAAAAGTGCCTACACTTACATGCGCGCAAGCAGTAAGTCTCGATGGTGCCCGTCGACTTCTAGAATCCACTCAAAGATTTAGCCGCCCGATAGATGTGGATTTACAATACTGGTGGGAAAAAAATATATGGATACACAACCTTCTTCCTTACCCTTTTACCCCAATAACGAATAGCGTCAGCGAAATCGATTTTTTTTCAAAAAGGAAACAATCAAATAAGAACCGAGTAAAAAAAATAATGAACCAGTTGAGCTATACCCTTAATTTGAATACACAAACTAAAAAGTTGAAACGCCTCCAACCCGAATTACTAACACACCCGACTGAAGACATCCTAAATATTAGCGTAAAGAGGGGAAGTTAA
- a CDS encoding ATP-grasp fold amidoligase family protein gives MLVAAFRCYRTLGYWPNIEQPKTFNEKIQYRKFFQSNPLFSVCSDKIAVRDYVASKIGEEHLIPLLDTLDSPDKLKFDQYGVNYAVKCTHDSGGVFFVTDDNPNKRTIIKKLKKRLSVDNGLSRDEHWYSDIKPRIIVERLLAAEDGGLPVDYKFHVFSSLEGARVVLQIDYDRFNGHHRSFYSERGELLPYGQRRQNKKVAFDRPKKFDQMVSIAKTLAEDFDYARVDLYYAEDKVYFGELTFAHSSGFEKFIPSHYDLVWGEYWNIKR, from the coding sequence GTGCTGGTTGCGGCGTTTCGCTGTTATCGAACGCTTGGCTATTGGCCGAATATTGAGCAACCAAAAACATTTAATGAGAAGATTCAATACCGGAAGTTCTTTCAGAGTAACCCACTGTTTTCCGTGTGTTCAGACAAAATTGCAGTTCGCGATTATGTCGCGAGTAAAATAGGCGAAGAGCACTTAATTCCGCTGTTAGACACTCTCGATTCTCCAGATAAGTTGAAATTTGATCAATATGGCGTGAATTACGCTGTTAAATGTACGCATGATTCTGGCGGCGTTTTCTTTGTAACGGATGACAATCCAAATAAACGGACAATAATCAAAAAGCTCAAGAAGCGATTGTCCGTAGATAATGGTTTGTCTCGTGATGAGCATTGGTATTCCGACATAAAGCCTAGAATTATTGTGGAGAGGCTGCTGGCTGCAGAAGATGGGGGCTTGCCAGTGGATTATAAATTCCATGTATTTTCTTCTCTGGAGGGGGCAAGAGTAGTTTTACAGATCGATTACGACCGTTTTAATGGCCACCATCGCTCGTTTTACAGTGAGAGAGGTGAGCTATTACCTTACGGTCAGAGAAGGCAAAATAAGAAGGTTGCTTTTGATCGACCTAAAAAGTTCGACCAAATGGTTTCGATCGCTAAGACGCTAGCTGAAGATTTTGACTATGCTCGGGTTGATCTCTATTACGCTGAAGATAAAGTGTATTTTGGAGAGCTTACTTTTGCACACTCCTCTGGTTTCGAAAAGTTTATTCCCTCGCATTACGATTTAGTCTGGGGGGAATATTGGAATATAAAGCGTTAG
- the lpxL gene encoding LpxL/LpxP family Kdo(2)-lipid IV(A) lauroyl/palmitoleoyl acyltransferase: MSLIKFENKLLHPRYLMTWLLMLLWWLLVQLLPMTVQRFLGRRLGDLLYILPISRKRIAKINLEKCYPDLTVREVNALVRSTLRATGIGVFESGAAWFWPAWRIKKAFTISGLEYLDAAQESGSGVLFMGIHFTAIEFGAACVNTVTSIDGFYRPHKNAVYEYVQAWGRIRRNNNSRVIPNGDVRKIVRALREGRAVNYAPDQDYGRQRSVFVPFFGINTATVKAPAQLAKAGRAEVIPWVTTRKPNGRYHISLYPSITSNLSGNEQENAVTINQFVEARVRENPDQYLWVHRRFKTRPEGEVSFY, translated from the coding sequence ATGTCTCTCATAAAGTTTGAAAATAAACTGCTGCACCCACGTTACCTAATGACTTGGTTGCTAATGCTATTGTGGTGGTTGCTAGTACAGCTCCTTCCCATGACGGTGCAACGATTTCTAGGGCGCCGATTGGGAGACTTGCTCTATATATTACCTATTAGCCGCAAGCGGATTGCGAAGATTAATCTCGAAAAATGCTATCCAGACTTAACCGTGAGAGAGGTTAATGCACTTGTCCGTTCCACACTTAGGGCTACTGGCATCGGCGTATTTGAAAGTGGGGCGGCCTGGTTTTGGCCTGCATGGAGGATAAAAAAAGCTTTTACCATTAGTGGGCTGGAATATCTGGATGCTGCGCAAGAATCTGGCAGTGGTGTACTCTTTATGGGAATACACTTTACTGCAATTGAGTTTGGTGCCGCCTGTGTAAACACCGTAACGTCGATAGACGGTTTTTACCGGCCCCATAAAAACGCCGTGTATGAATATGTGCAAGCATGGGGAAGGATTCGGCGAAATAATAATAGTCGTGTTATCCCGAATGGAGATGTTCGTAAAATAGTGCGTGCTCTGCGAGAAGGGCGAGCCGTAAATTACGCCCCTGATCAAGATTACGGAAGGCAACGCAGCGTATTTGTGCCGTTCTTTGGTATTAATACGGCCACCGTAAAAGCGCCAGCGCAATTAGCCAAAGCGGGTCGCGCAGAAGTAATACCTTGGGTGACCACTCGAAAGCCTAACGGGCGCTATCACATCTCTCTTTACCCTTCAATAACCTCAAACCTTTCGGGTAACGAGCAAGAAAATGCCGTTACCATTAATCAGTTTGTTGAGGCGCGGGTGCGAGAGAACCCAGATCAATACCTTTGGGTTCATCGGCGCTTTAAGACGAGGCCAGAGGGAGAGGTAAGCTTTTATTGA
- a CDS encoding glycosyltransferase family 4 protein, translated as MVIGDAEVVVILGNSNSRFSGVTSTMLQTMSVQKELIPLKVLGKYHMPDASLSMSFFQAVRLLRTPLRGGRPRVFHARRNDEMIQALLLKYLFGCPLKIIFTSTAQRHHSRFSRWLMAKMDVIVSTCNAAAFYLRVKPQAIVPHGIDPDVYQPRHNKREILNSIGVSTPKCIGIFGRVRAQKGVDLFVEACLQVLPALPDYSAVIVGAGEVREREWVSALESKVQAAGLSDRVLFLGEQEFEQVPIIMSAMTLIAALSRNEGFGLTVLESMSCGVPVIATEAGAWPEIVREGVDGHVIPVGDLLALEDCLNRLLPDEAKLTQMGTQARNRVLERYTVEREATRLVQIYRSVQ; from the coding sequence ATGGTTATAGGGGACGCTGAAGTAGTGGTTATTTTAGGAAATTCGAATTCCCGCTTTTCGGGCGTCACCTCCACTATGCTTCAAACCATGTCGGTTCAGAAAGAATTAATCCCTCTAAAGGTGTTGGGTAAGTATCACATGCCGGACGCTTCATTGTCGATGAGCTTTTTTCAAGCTGTTCGTCTTTTGCGAACGCCTTTAAGGGGAGGGAGGCCGAGAGTCTTCCACGCTCGCCGAAATGATGAAATGATTCAGGCTCTGTTGTTAAAGTATCTGTTTGGGTGCCCGTTAAAAATCATTTTCACCTCCACAGCTCAGCGCCATCATTCACGCTTTAGCCGGTGGTTGATGGCAAAAATGGATGTGATTGTATCCACTTGTAATGCGGCCGCTTTCTACCTTCGCGTTAAACCGCAAGCTATCGTACCTCATGGTATAGATCCTGATGTCTATCAGCCTCGGCATAACAAGCGGGAAATTTTAAATAGCATTGGTGTTAGCACGCCCAAGTGTATTGGTATTTTCGGGCGTGTGCGCGCACAGAAAGGTGTAGATTTGTTCGTGGAGGCTTGTCTACAGGTGCTTCCAGCACTACCGGATTATTCTGCGGTTATAGTAGGCGCCGGCGAGGTGCGCGAGCGTGAATGGGTTTCGGCTTTAGAGTCCAAGGTACAGGCGGCTGGATTGTCTGATCGTGTACTATTTTTGGGAGAACAAGAATTTGAGCAGGTACCCATTATTATGTCAGCAATGACACTCATTGCGGCGCTTAGTCGCAATGAGGGGTTTGGTTTGACGGTGTTGGAGTCGATGAGTTGTGGCGTACCCGTGATAGCAACCGAGGCTGGGGCTTGGCCAGAAATTGTACGTGAAGGGGTGGATGGCCACGTTATTCCGGTAGGGGACCTATTAGCTCTTGAGGACTGCCTTAATCGTTTGCTTCCTGATGAGGCTAAGCTTACTCAAATGGGCACGCAGGCTCGCAACCGTGTGCTTGAGCGTTATACCGTTGAGCGCGAAGCAACGCGCTTAGTTCAAATCTATCGTTCCGTTCAATAA
- a CDS encoding glycosyltransferase, whose translation MIHTHLRRSTRIVSKLKTHAAKIATLHIKINGKCFLQMDGLVCNAQWQVETIPSNYTGKYHKANNSLSPHRRLSDAEILTLRNSLNIGRDDIFIGGVGRYHPSKAWDTLISAFKQLPNYSDAKLHIFGCGNQEEPLRKLAGDDHRIKLAGYRNDIKDLYQTFDILACPSRFDPLPRAILEAMDAGTPVIASNAGGCKELINDYGGQLFECDNIENLALKLARWLKNKPARHRPDLSAHYLEKTNTAMIDFYRQLIAEKRH comes from the coding sequence GTGATTCACACCCACCTCAGACGCTCCACCCGTATAGTCTCTAAGCTGAAAACCCATGCCGCTAAAATTGCCACGCTTCACATTAAAATTAACGGTAAGTGCTTCTTACAAATGGACGGCCTTGTGTGCAACGCTCAATGGCAAGTAGAAACAATCCCGTCCAACTACACGGGTAAATACCATAAAGCCAACAACTCTCTATCTCCTCACCGCCGCTTAAGTGATGCAGAAATATTAACGCTAAGAAACTCTCTAAATATAGGGCGAGACGATATATTTATTGGCGGTGTTGGCCGATACCACCCCAGCAAAGCTTGGGATACGCTAATCAGCGCCTTTAAACAATTACCCAATTACAGCGACGCAAAACTTCATATTTTTGGTTGCGGAAATCAAGAGGAGCCGTTAAGAAAATTAGCCGGAGACGACCATCGTATCAAGCTAGCCGGCTATCGAAATGACATTAAAGACCTCTACCAGACGTTCGACATACTCGCCTGCCCCTCTCGATTTGACCCCCTTCCACGCGCCATACTTGAAGCTATGGATGCCGGGACACCCGTTATTGCTTCCAATGCAGGCGGGTGCAAGGAGCTAATAAACGACTATGGAGGGCAACTATTTGAATGTGACAACATCGAGAACCTTGCCCTAAAGTTAGCCCGTTGGCTTAAAAACAAACCAGCACGGCACCGGCCAGATCTCAGCGCGCACTATTTGGAAAAAACGAACACTGCTATGATTGACTTCTACCGTCAGCTAATCGCCGAAAAACGACATTAA
- a CDS encoding glycosyltransferase family 2 protein has product MKISVIFTTYNSPEWLQKVLWGFDCQDDHNFEVVIADDGSRAETRKLIETFATSTDKTVQHVWQADDGFQKCKVLNKAIMSAKGEYLIFTDGDCIPRRDFVSTHRKFAEAGRFLSGGYLKLPISASKKITQADIKLGLCFDASWLKSEGMPHTKGFMKLNVSPRKAAIFNALTPTKPTWNGHNASCFKQDALTINGYDERLRYGGLDREFGERLENANIRGKQIRYSAVVVHLDHPRGYENPEDWQRNRDIRKSVADNKTIATEHGIQQQNL; this is encoded by the coding sequence GTGAAAATTAGTGTTATCTTCACCACATACAACTCACCGGAATGGCTCCAGAAGGTTCTCTGGGGGTTTGATTGCCAAGATGATCATAATTTTGAAGTTGTGATTGCCGACGATGGGTCGCGCGCAGAAACCCGTAAGCTAATTGAAACATTCGCCACCTCTACCGATAAAACCGTACAGCACGTATGGCAGGCCGATGACGGCTTCCAGAAGTGTAAAGTGCTAAACAAGGCGATTATGTCTGCAAAAGGGGAGTACTTGATTTTCACCGATGGAGACTGCATTCCCCGCAGGGATTTTGTTAGTACCCACCGAAAATTCGCAGAAGCAGGTCGTTTTTTATCTGGGGGCTATTTAAAACTCCCCATAAGTGCGAGCAAGAAAATAACACAAGCCGATATCAAGCTGGGGCTCTGTTTCGACGCCAGCTGGCTTAAATCTGAAGGCATGCCCCATACAAAAGGGTTTATGAAATTAAATGTTAGCCCTCGAAAAGCAGCCATTTTCAACGCATTAACCCCAACAAAACCCACGTGGAACGGCCACAACGCATCCTGCTTTAAGCAGGATGCGCTCACTATTAACGGATACGATGAACGGCTTCGATATGGCGGGCTGGACAGGGAATTTGGAGAAAGGCTGGAGAACGCAAACATTCGCGGAAAACAAATTCGATACAGTGCGGTTGTTGTTCACCTAGACCACCCTCGTGGCTACGAAAACCCCGAAGACTGGCAACGAAATAGAGATATACGAAAGTCGGTTGCCGATAATAAAACCATAGCCACTGAACATGGGATCCAGCAGCAAAACCTATAG
- a CDS encoding UDP-glucose--hexose-1-phosphate uridylyltransferase, with protein MSDQSKPSDTTFNPSDHSHRRHNPLSGEWVLVSPHRSKRPWLGQEEAPTPLQTTPYDPKCYLCAGNTRINGIENPQYENTFVFTNDFAAVEQQMRESTACEHALLQHTPVAGTSRVICFSPDHSKTLPQLPQTEIVKVIECWQAQLNELSQQWDWVQIFENKGAAMGCSNPHPHGQIWATDTLPTEAIKADANLRRYYEQHQRNLLLDYATLELEQQERVVDQNEHWLVVVPYWACWPFELLLLPLQPVKHLNQLNHAQTDSLASIMKSCLTRYDNLFNCSFPYSMGWHGQAFNRGNQDHWQLHAHFYPPLLRSASVKKHMVGYEMLAEPQRDITPEQAAQRLRDCSTKHYAA; from the coding sequence ATGAGCGATCAAAGCAAACCCAGCGATACCACTTTTAATCCAAGTGACCACAGCCACAGGCGCCACAACCCGCTGAGTGGCGAGTGGGTGCTCGTCTCACCTCATCGAAGCAAGCGTCCCTGGCTGGGCCAAGAGGAGGCGCCTACGCCTTTGCAGACAACACCCTACGACCCTAAGTGTTATTTATGTGCAGGCAATACTCGTATTAACGGTATTGAAAACCCTCAGTACGAAAATACTTTCGTATTTACGAACGATTTCGCCGCCGTAGAGCAGCAAATGCGTGAATCAACGGCCTGTGAACACGCCCTACTTCAGCATACGCCTGTCGCCGGTACCTCTCGCGTTATTTGTTTTTCCCCTGATCACAGTAAAACGTTACCGCAGCTTCCTCAAACGGAAATCGTAAAGGTAATAGAATGCTGGCAAGCCCAATTGAATGAGCTTTCTCAACAATGGGATTGGGTGCAGATATTCGAAAACAAGGGTGCAGCAATGGGCTGCTCCAACCCACACCCGCATGGACAAATATGGGCAACAGACACACTGCCTACGGAGGCAATAAAAGCAGACGCGAACCTTCGCCGCTACTATGAACAACACCAACGCAACCTATTATTGGATTACGCAACGCTCGAGTTAGAACAGCAGGAACGTGTAGTAGATCAAAACGAGCACTGGCTTGTAGTTGTTCCCTATTGGGCCTGCTGGCCTTTTGAACTATTGTTATTGCCACTGCAACCGGTTAAGCATTTAAACCAATTAAACCACGCACAAACAGACAGCCTTGCCAGCATCATGAAGTCTTGTCTTACACGATACGACAACCTTTTTAACTGCAGCTTTCCTTATTCTATGGGGTGGCACGGCCAAGCCTTTAATCGTGGCAATCAAGATCACTGGCAATTACACGCACATTTCTATCCACCACTCTTACGCAGCGCGTCAGTTAAAAAGCATATGGTAGGTTATGAAATGTTGGCGGAGCCTCAGCGCGACATTACGCCGGAGCAAGCCGCTCAGCGCCTTCGCGACTGCAGCACTAAACATTACGCTGCGTGA